In a single window of the Micrococcaceae bacterium Sec5.7 genome:
- a CDS encoding glucose-6-phosphate dehydrogenase assembly protein OpcA: MIVELRTTTTEQIAKTIRRHRAHNGVGALSRALTLIVLTRDGHEQEAIAAARLAGRKYPCRIIAFVAGSAAASDNLDAQVTPGGECGASEVIVLRAAGELAHQAESLIVPFLLPDSPIVAWWPQGCEPPMANTPVGRIAQRRISDCAALTNPGTALEQLRNGYTAGDSDFAWTRITFWRNQLTAAMNGLSGTHILDVTITAEEGSPSSILLAAWLRWAFHVPVTMINSPGDSQVRSVRIRTAHCDIEFLRRNDGKATLRRDGYADQQLVIPVRSLADCLAEELRLLQPDHVFGDVVSSGLLMDVRSVGADVLLLDASFNLASAV, from the coding sequence GTGATCGTTGAGCTCCGTACGACTACAACAGAACAGATCGCCAAGACGATCCGCCGGCACCGCGCACACAACGGCGTGGGGGCCCTGAGCAGGGCGCTAACCCTCATCGTCCTGACTCGGGACGGCCACGAACAGGAAGCCATTGCGGCAGCCAGGCTTGCCGGGCGGAAATATCCGTGCAGAATTATTGCTTTCGTAGCAGGGTCAGCCGCTGCATCTGACAATCTGGACGCTCAAGTGACACCTGGGGGAGAATGCGGAGCCTCAGAAGTTATTGTGCTGCGGGCTGCCGGGGAGCTGGCACATCAAGCGGAGTCACTGATTGTGCCCTTTTTGCTTCCGGATTCACCGATCGTCGCATGGTGGCCCCAGGGCTGTGAACCGCCCATGGCCAACACTCCAGTCGGCAGGATTGCCCAGCGGCGCATTTCGGACTGTGCCGCCCTCACTAACCCCGGAACGGCCCTGGAGCAGCTCAGAAACGGCTACACCGCCGGCGACTCCGATTTTGCGTGGACACGCATAACATTCTGGCGGAACCAGCTTACGGCGGCCATGAACGGACTCAGCGGCACCCATATTCTGGACGTCACTATCACCGCAGAAGAAGGCTCTCCCAGCAGCATCCTGCTCGCTGCGTGGTTGCGCTGGGCGTTTCACGTTCCAGTGACCATGATCAACAGTCCGGGCGACTCCCAGGTTCGGAGCGTAAGAATACGAACCGCCCACTGTGACATCGAATTCCTTCGCCGGAACGACGGCAAGGCTACGCTCCGGCGGGACGGCTACGCCGACCAGCAACTGGTGATCCCCGTTCGTAGCTTGGCAGACTGTCTGGCAGAAGAACTCCGGCTGCTGCAGCCTGACCATGTGTTTGGTGACGTGGTCAGCAGCGGGCTCTTGATGGATGTCAGGTCCGTTGGGGCAGACGTTTTGTTGCTGGATGCCAGCTTCAACCTTGCCTCCGCCGTATAG
- the hxlB gene encoding 6-phospho-3-hexuloisomerase has translation MTEPAVLEHTDLAGNLALITSEIADIIDRLDIGQAEPLVRLIQQADRIFVVGAGRSGLVLKMAAMRLMHLGLTVHVVGESTTPAIGPGDLLIAASGSGTTSSVVHAAATAARVGAKVASYTTTADAALASLSDRVFIIPAAQKTDHRGTLSRQYSGSLFEQALLITTEAVFQTVWDLHGVPADELWPRHANLE, from the coding sequence ATGACGGAGCCAGCTGTATTGGAGCACACGGACCTGGCCGGAAACCTCGCGCTCATCACGAGCGAAATTGCCGACATCATTGACCGCCTCGATATCGGACAGGCCGAACCGCTGGTCCGCCTGATCCAGCAAGCGGACCGCATCTTCGTGGTCGGTGCCGGCCGCAGCGGCCTGGTGCTGAAAATGGCGGCGATGCGCCTGATGCATCTTGGACTGACCGTCCATGTCGTGGGCGAGTCCACTACGCCCGCCATCGGGCCGGGAGATCTTTTGATCGCAGCATCCGGATCAGGCACCACGTCCAGTGTTGTCCACGCAGCGGCCACGGCAGCACGCGTTGGGGCAAAGGTCGCGTCATACACCACGACGGCGGACGCGGCCCTCGCCAGCCTCTCCGACCGTGTTTTCATCATCCCCGCGGCCCAGAAGACAGATCATCGGGGCACGCTCTCGCGCCAGTATTCAGGAAGCCTCTTCGAGCAGGCGCTTCTGATCACCACGGAAGCAGTTTTCCAAACGGTGTGGGATCTCCATGGTGTCCCGGCCGATGAGCTGTGGCCCCGCCACGCCAACCTCGAATAA
- a CDS encoding LuxR C-terminal-related transcriptional regulator: protein MAAPLMDMAERLHKAAQPYVGHSALVIFTEECTGRPQKKAGDESVIARVTIGELDNIRSVLVYPAPFEGEALIAGELRPVLALLSETNAMLVLTEPAFPTTSAADREAGLGLLEQLWRLTALRIREKVSEAPPAYLVESRAASAERARITAELTDQHSTTLETLLAALRSAALDDAAARRTVTDLAAAALVQLRTASDRTISMIEEPVGTAFERLKDDLRPLVRFSGIDVQFVEPPAGGRALPGEIANAARAVVRGLVLAMVEQPRIERVRVQWDCDGENLLINVRDDGSGQLSGEAAGIQRLNQRVVALGGKMAVSVIPGWGSDVSVVMPLDPPSRPATDANAWNLAQRELQVLQLLTEGKRNRAISMGLGITENTVKFHVRNVFRKLGVSSRAEAITLARDAGIR from the coding sequence ATGGCAGCGCCGCTGATGGACATGGCTGAGCGGCTCCATAAGGCCGCGCAGCCCTATGTCGGCCACAGTGCGCTGGTGATCTTCACGGAAGAATGCACCGGCCGGCCGCAGAAGAAGGCCGGCGATGAGTCAGTTATTGCCCGGGTCACCATTGGGGAACTGGACAACATTCGTTCCGTACTGGTTTATCCGGCACCGTTTGAGGGCGAGGCGCTGATTGCCGGGGAGTTGAGACCGGTATTGGCACTGCTCTCAGAAACCAACGCCATGCTCGTCCTGACGGAGCCGGCGTTTCCCACGACATCGGCGGCTGACCGCGAGGCAGGCCTTGGCCTGCTGGAGCAACTGTGGCGTCTGACGGCGCTGCGGATCAGGGAGAAGGTTTCCGAGGCCCCGCCGGCTTATCTCGTTGAATCCCGGGCCGCCTCGGCCGAACGTGCACGGATCACCGCTGAACTGACGGATCAGCATTCGACGACCCTGGAGACTCTGCTTGCGGCCCTGAGATCGGCAGCCCTGGACGATGCTGCGGCGCGCAGGACTGTGACCGATCTGGCGGCTGCGGCGCTCGTGCAGCTGCGGACCGCGAGCGACAGGACCATATCGATGATTGAAGAGCCAGTTGGCACTGCGTTTGAACGGCTCAAGGATGACCTCCGCCCGCTGGTCCGGTTCAGCGGCATCGATGTCCAGTTTGTCGAACCGCCGGCCGGCGGCCGAGCCCTACCTGGAGAGATAGCAAATGCAGCCCGTGCCGTGGTCCGAGGACTCGTCCTCGCCATGGTTGAACAGCCCCGGATTGAAAGGGTCCGGGTGCAGTGGGACTGCGACGGCGAAAACCTCCTGATCAACGTCCGTGACGACGGGTCCGGCCAGCTGTCCGGCGAGGCGGCAGGCATCCAGCGGCTAAACCAGCGTGTTGTCGCCCTTGGCGGGAAAATGGCCGTAAGCGTCATTCCCGGGTGGGGGTCGGACGTCTCGGTGGTCATGCCGCTTGACCCTCCGTCCCGGCCAGCCACCGACGCGAATGCCTGGAACCTGGCTCAGCGGGAGCTGCAGGTCCTGCAGCTCCTGACGGAAGGCAAACGGAACCGGGCCATCTCCATGGGCCTTGGCATCACGGAAAATACGGTGAAATTCCATGTCCGGAACGTGTTCAGGAAACTGGGGGTCTCGTCCCGCGCCGAGGCCATCACCCTTGCACGGGACGCCGGCATCCGATAG
- a CDS encoding type 1 glutamine amidotransferase, which produces MQIPPQPATSRPRIGIPVRLSSSSDPDPRVGEANELFDYIVELVRDGGGEPVLLTADLQDGGPALDGVILPGGGDLDPHLYGEEPRDVCYDVNVAQDALDVAVARQSIDAGLPLLGICRGHQLLNVLYGGTLVQDMAHGTVVHSESAAGSDNAGWAWHTVDIEAGSKVAGLYGAGTGTAPIVPAKIASGHHQAVARVADGLVVTAVAEDGTVEALEDPERWVASVQWHPEAIELSGAERMAPFKAFVEICRTGG; this is translated from the coding sequence ATGCAGATTCCTCCCCAGCCTGCCACCAGCCGGCCCCGCATCGGCATTCCCGTCCGCCTCAGCAGTTCCTCGGATCCTGATCCCAGGGTGGGCGAGGCCAATGAGCTATTCGACTACATCGTGGAGCTGGTGCGCGACGGCGGTGGCGAACCGGTGCTGTTGACCGCGGATTTGCAGGATGGCGGCCCGGCGCTCGACGGCGTCATCCTTCCGGGCGGCGGGGATCTGGATCCGCACCTGTACGGCGAGGAACCGCGTGACGTCTGCTACGACGTCAATGTGGCACAGGATGCGTTGGATGTTGCCGTTGCGCGGCAGAGCATCGATGCCGGCCTGCCGCTGCTGGGCATATGCCGCGGCCATCAGCTGCTCAACGTGCTTTACGGCGGCACCCTGGTGCAGGACATGGCCCACGGCACCGTCGTCCACAGCGAGTCCGCTGCCGGCAGCGACAACGCCGGGTGGGCATGGCACACCGTCGACATCGAGGCCGGGTCCAAGGTGGCAGGCCTGTATGGAGCAGGAACAGGCACTGCGCCGATCGTTCCCGCGAAGATAGCTTCCGGCCACCACCAGGCCGTAGCAAGAGTAGCCGACGGACTGGTGGTGACGGCCGTTGCGGAGGACGGAACCGTGGAAGCGCTGGAAGATCCCGAACGCTGGGTGGCTTCGGTCCAGTGGCACCCGGAGGCCATTGAACTCTCCGGCGCCGAGAGGATGGCACCGTTCAAAGCATTTGTGGAGATCTGCCGGACCGGCGGATGA
- the hxlA gene encoding 3-hexulose-6-phosphate synthase translates to MKLQVAMDVLTTEDALTLAGKVAPFVDILELGTPLIKNAGLSAVTAVKAAYPDKIVFADLKTMDAGELEADIAFKAGADLVTVLGSADDSTIVGAVKAATAHKKGVVVDLIGVPDKVTRAKEVLALGAKFVEFHAGLDEQAKPGYDLGVLLAAGEEARVPFSVAGGVNIDTIDKVQAAGADVAVAGGAIYGAADPAAAAKALKAAIK, encoded by the coding sequence ATGAAACTGCAGGTAGCTATGGACGTTCTGACCACAGAGGATGCCCTCACGCTGGCCGGGAAGGTCGCTCCGTTTGTCGACATTCTGGAGCTCGGCACGCCACTGATCAAGAACGCAGGGCTCTCGGCCGTGACCGCTGTCAAAGCGGCCTACCCGGACAAGATTGTCTTCGCTGACCTGAAGACCATGGATGCGGGCGAGCTCGAAGCCGACATTGCCTTCAAAGCCGGAGCTGATCTCGTCACCGTCCTCGGATCGGCCGACGATTCCACCATCGTCGGCGCTGTCAAGGCTGCCACGGCTCACAAGAAGGGAGTAGTGGTTGACCTGATCGGAGTCCCGGACAAGGTGACCCGAGCCAAGGAGGTCCTGGCTCTCGGCGCCAAATTCGTTGAATTCCACGCCGGCCTGGACGAGCAGGCAAAACCGGGCTACGACCTGGGCGTCCTGCTGGCCGCCGGCGAAGAAGCCCGGGTTCCCTTCTCCGTCGCCGGAGGAGTCAACATCGACACCATCGACAAGGTGCAGGCAGCGGGTGCTGATGTTGCAGTCGCCGGAGGTGCCATCTACGGTGCAGCAGATCCCGCCGCGGCAGCCAAGGCACTCAAGGCCGCTATCAAGTAG
- a CDS encoding ABC transporter substrate-binding protein encodes MSKSALLLKRTIPRAAAAVAAALVLGGCGGASVNQVEAAGSAGPACGTVNVALNAWVGYTANAAVYSYVAKDKLGCTVVQKDLSEQISWQGFGSGEVDVIIENWGHDDLAKQYITDQAVAVDAGPTGNEGHIGWYVAPWMAAKYPDITDGKNLNKYAELLKTSESGGKGQVLDGDPAFVTNDEALVKNLDLNYKVVFSGSEAALIQSFRSAEKNKTPLLGYFYEPQWFLSEVPLAKVNLPKWTQGCDADPEKVACDYPVYTLNKIVSKKFADSGSPAAQLAKSFKWTNEDQNSVATDIQAGMKPEAAAKKWVDAHSQVVDSWLK; translated from the coding sequence ATGTCAAAATCTGCACTGTTGCTTAAACGTACTATCCCCAGGGCCGCAGCAGCCGTGGCCGCCGCCTTGGTACTTGGCGGCTGCGGCGGCGCATCGGTCAATCAGGTGGAAGCTGCAGGCTCCGCGGGCCCGGCGTGCGGGACCGTTAATGTGGCGCTGAACGCCTGGGTGGGCTATACCGCCAACGCTGCCGTGTACAGCTATGTGGCGAAGGACAAACTCGGCTGCACCGTGGTCCAGAAGGACCTTTCGGAACAGATCTCCTGGCAGGGTTTCGGGTCCGGCGAAGTGGACGTCATCATCGAAAACTGGGGCCACGACGACTTGGCCAAGCAGTACATTACGGACCAGGCGGTGGCCGTCGATGCCGGTCCCACCGGCAACGAGGGCCACATCGGCTGGTACGTGGCACCGTGGATGGCGGCAAAATACCCCGACATCACGGACGGGAAGAACCTGAACAAGTACGCGGAACTGCTGAAAACGTCCGAGTCCGGAGGCAAGGGACAGGTGCTGGACGGCGATCCGGCGTTCGTCACCAACGACGAGGCCCTGGTAAAGAATCTCGACCTCAACTACAAGGTGGTGTTTTCGGGTTCGGAGGCGGCACTGATCCAGTCGTTCCGTTCCGCTGAAAAGAACAAGACGCCGCTGCTGGGATATTTCTATGAACCGCAGTGGTTCCTTTCCGAGGTCCCGCTGGCCAAGGTCAACCTTCCGAAGTGGACCCAGGGCTGCGACGCTGATCCGGAGAAAGTTGCGTGTGACTACCCGGTGTACACGCTGAACAAAATCGTCTCGAAGAAGTTCGCGGACAGCGGCTCACCGGCCGCGCAGCTGGCGAAGTCATTCAAGTGGACCAACGAAGACCAGAACTCAGTGGCTACGGACATTCAGGCCGGCATGAAGCCTGAAGCGGCAGCCAAAAAATGGGTCGACGCCCATTCCCAGGTGGTCGATTCCTGGCTTAAGTAG
- a CDS encoding ABC transporter permease subunit yields the protein MSTIVRDRSVLRTDTVTAPEPRRRLSRRTWLLLGAAVLWLLGFLFLRGTGTLALPASELTELHRSLNQFNAWVAANRSDNPVFLYLLTPLRAAVDAVANFFVVIFAASPTGLRLPEVGWLGTVALLSWVAFAVGNVRVAVLTAAVFVFFGLQGLFVEAAYTFALVITAVLLTLMIGIPLGVLAGISKRVARVITPVLDFMQTLPTFVYLAPLALIFLIGPASAVIATVIYAAPPVIRLTAHGIRSIPEDTREASDSLGTTGWQRLCTLQLPMARRTVVMGINQSTMAALSMVTIAALIAAPGLGQIVIRALQSLDVGTAVNAGLSIVLLAIVLDRVTTAASRRAEPGARQGSRMSHRTRLIVLAITLALTAVLVQLSRTVLWAAAFPKNLSIGPAVVDGVTAASEWLQTHLFFFTVSFREAVTVGILNPFQALLTETPFFILVAVIAIAAYAIGSWKLAALTTSCLALIIYLGLWSDAMVTLAGTLVAAVVVIVLGIVFGVAMGRSNRVDQAMRPMLDAAQTLPAFVYLVPFLGLFGATRFTAIVAGIIYAAPVAIKITADGIAGISPTVVEAAVSSGSTPWQVITKVQLPMARQSLALAANQGLIYVLAMVVVGALVGAGGLGYDVVAGFVQSSLFGKGLAAGLAIVFLGILLDRMTQAAAATPVRKPPAGIPAST from the coding sequence ATGTCCACCATCGTTCGCGACAGATCCGTGCTACGGACAGACACCGTCACCGCTCCGGAGCCCCGCCGCCGGCTGAGCCGGCGCACCTGGCTGCTGCTGGGAGCCGCCGTTCTCTGGCTGCTGGGCTTCCTGTTCCTCCGCGGCACCGGCACGTTGGCGCTGCCAGCCTCCGAGCTGACAGAACTGCACCGCAGCCTCAACCAGTTCAACGCCTGGGTCGCAGCAAACCGCAGCGACAACCCCGTCTTCCTCTACCTGCTCACGCCCCTCCGGGCCGCCGTCGATGCCGTGGCCAACTTCTTCGTCGTCATTTTTGCCGCCAGTCCCACAGGCCTTCGGTTGCCGGAAGTGGGTTGGCTGGGAACGGTTGCGTTGCTGAGCTGGGTCGCCTTCGCCGTCGGCAATGTCCGCGTGGCAGTGCTGACCGCAGCCGTGTTCGTATTCTTCGGCCTGCAGGGCCTGTTCGTTGAAGCCGCGTACACCTTCGCCCTCGTCATCACGGCTGTCCTGTTGACGCTGATGATCGGCATTCCCCTGGGTGTGCTGGCCGGAATCAGCAAACGCGTCGCAAGGGTGATCACTCCCGTCCTGGACTTCATGCAGACACTGCCCACCTTTGTCTATCTGGCTCCGCTGGCGCTGATCTTCCTGATCGGTCCGGCGTCTGCCGTCATCGCCACCGTCATCTACGCGGCGCCTCCGGTGATCCGGCTGACGGCGCACGGCATCAGGAGCATCCCGGAGGACACCCGGGAAGCCTCGGACTCGCTGGGAACCACCGGCTGGCAGCGGCTGTGCACGCTGCAGCTGCCGATGGCCCGGCGAACCGTCGTGATGGGCATCAACCAGAGCACCATGGCGGCACTGTCCATGGTGACAATCGCAGCCCTGATCGCAGCTCCGGGACTGGGCCAGATAGTCATTCGCGCCCTGCAGTCACTGGACGTCGGCACGGCCGTAAACGCCGGACTGTCGATAGTTTTGCTGGCCATTGTCCTGGACCGGGTCACAACAGCGGCCAGCCGGCGGGCGGAACCCGGGGCGCGCCAAGGAAGCAGGATGTCCCACCGGACCCGGCTGATCGTTCTCGCTATCACCCTTGCCCTGACGGCCGTGCTGGTGCAATTGTCGCGGACGGTGCTCTGGGCGGCGGCTTTTCCGAAAAACCTCAGCATAGGCCCGGCCGTTGTCGACGGAGTCACTGCTGCCAGCGAGTGGCTGCAGACCCATCTGTTCTTCTTCACCGTGTCATTCCGCGAGGCCGTCACCGTCGGAATTCTCAACCCTTTTCAAGCGCTGCTCACCGAAACACCGTTTTTCATCCTGGTTGCCGTCATAGCGATCGCTGCCTATGCGATCGGCAGTTGGAAACTGGCCGCACTGACCACGTCCTGCCTGGCTCTGATCATTTACCTGGGTTTGTGGAGCGACGCCATGGTGACCTTGGCGGGCACTTTGGTGGCCGCCGTCGTCGTGATTGTCCTGGGCATTGTCTTCGGCGTGGCGATGGGCAGATCCAACAGGGTGGACCAGGCCATGCGGCCAATGCTTGATGCCGCCCAGACGTTGCCTGCCTTTGTCTATTTGGTTCCTTTTCTCGGGCTGTTTGGAGCGACGCGCTTCACTGCCATCGTCGCGGGCATCATCTATGCAGCCCCCGTGGCTATTAAGATCACGGCCGACGGCATTGCCGGAATTTCCCCGACGGTGGTGGAGGCAGCCGTGTCCAGCGGTTCAACCCCCTGGCAGGTCATCACCAAGGTCCAGCTCCCCATGGCCCGGCAATCACTTGCTCTGGCGGCCAACCAGGGCCTGATTTACGTCCTCGCCATGGTGGTAGTCGGTGCGCTGGTGGGCGCCGGCGGACTTGGCTACGACGTCGTCGCAGGATTTGTTCAAAGCTCACTCTTCGGCAAAGGCCTCGCGGCCGGCCTGGCCATCGTCTTTCTGGGCATCTTGCTGGACCGCATGACCCAGGCGGCCGCCGCCACACCTGTCAGGAAACCGCCTGCCGGAATACCGGCTTCAACGTAA
- a CDS encoding sugar phosphate isomerase/epimerase, translating into MTSTIASQLAAAPISWGVCEAENWGYQLPAERVLQEMKDLGIRATEFGPVGFLPVDPQPRAEMLRRFDLTAIGGFFPSVLHQEGNDPLPAIERELDAFEATGATVLVLSADSGAVSYEEKQEMTAQQWKTFGINLEEAVRRASDRGIQAVLHPHVGTMIESAAAVDRLLNATGANICLDTGHLLIGGTDPLDLVRKFAARVGHAHLKDVKADLAGQVGRGELGFTDGVKAGMFVPLGQGDCGIAEIVAELRAVNYGGWYVMEQDAILTEAPQGAGPALDVRTSIDFLLGL; encoded by the coding sequence ATGACCTCTACGATTGCCAGCCAGCTCGCCGCCGCCCCCATCTCCTGGGGCGTGTGCGAGGCGGAAAACTGGGGCTACCAGCTTCCGGCCGAACGTGTCCTGCAGGAGATGAAGGACCTGGGCATCAGGGCTACCGAGTTCGGCCCGGTGGGATTCCTCCCCGTCGATCCGCAGCCACGCGCCGAGATGCTTCGGAGGTTTGACCTCACGGCAATCGGCGGTTTCTTCCCGTCGGTGCTGCACCAGGAGGGTAACGACCCGCTCCCGGCGATTGAGCGTGAACTTGACGCCTTTGAGGCGACCGGCGCCACGGTGCTGGTGCTCTCCGCGGACAGCGGCGCGGTCTCCTACGAGGAGAAGCAGGAGATGACGGCGCAGCAGTGGAAAACCTTTGGCATCAACCTGGAAGAAGCCGTCAGGCGGGCCTCGGACCGCGGCATCCAGGCCGTGCTGCACCCACACGTGGGAACCATGATCGAGTCCGCCGCCGCCGTCGACCGCCTGCTCAACGCCACAGGGGCCAACATCTGCCTGGATACCGGCCACCTGCTGATCGGCGGCACGGACCCGCTGGACCTGGTTCGGAAATTCGCCGCCCGGGTGGGCCACGCACATCTGAAAGACGTCAAGGCCGACCTTGCCGGGCAGGTCGGCCGCGGCGAGCTTGGATTTACCGACGGCGTCAAGGCCGGCATGTTTGTCCCACTCGGCCAGGGCGATTGCGGCATCGCCGAGATCGTGGCCGAGCTCAGGGCGGTCAACTATGGCGGCTGGTATGTCATGGAGCAGGACGCCATCCTGACTGAGGCGCCGCAGGGTGCGGGGCCGGCACTCGACGTCCGCACCTCGATCGATTTCCTGCTGGGCCTGTAG
- a CDS encoding polyketide cyclase / dehydrase and lipid transport: protein MNNRYLVSRGCFIAASPEEIFEVLATPALHSVIDGSETVKGVQPRGPERLSLGSKFGMEMNMMVEYKILNTVCEFEEGRLIGWRHFYGHVWRYLLEPTTDDAGTPGTLVTEQWDARQVRGKIYLRLAGYLRRHPASIEKTLAKLDRHLTEHPRHCWLG, encoded by the coding sequence ATGAACAACAGATACCTGGTGTCGCGCGGTTGTTTCATTGCCGCGTCTCCCGAAGAGATTTTCGAAGTGCTGGCAACGCCGGCGCTGCACAGCGTGATCGACGGTTCCGAAACCGTCAAGGGAGTTCAGCCCCGCGGACCGGAGCGGCTGTCCCTCGGCTCAAAGTTCGGCATGGAAATGAACATGATGGTTGAGTACAAGATCCTCAACACGGTCTGTGAATTCGAGGAAGGCCGGCTTATCGGCTGGCGGCATTTCTACGGACACGTGTGGCGTTATCTGCTGGAACCAACAACGGACGACGCCGGTACTCCCGGAACGCTGGTGACGGAACAGTGGGATGCCCGGCAGGTCCGCGGCAAGATCTACCTTCGGCTGGCAGGCTACCTCCGCCGGCACCCGGCGAGCATCGAAAAAACGCTCGCCAAGCTGGACCGGCATCTGACGGAGCACCCCAGACACTGCTGGCTAGGCTGA
- the zwf gene encoding glucose-6-phosphate dehydrogenase, whose protein sequence is MIESDVLQGAEALLVRSDRRLNRLAEPSALVIFGATGDLARKKLIPAVYDLMSRGLLPPNFALVGFGRGSSGNDLFAKEARESIQDYSRTPFDEDVWLQLVAGIRFVPGEFDDDDAFARLKTVLEDLDAHHGTQGNYAFYLSIPPVAFPLVCQQLSDHGLAQAPRSAWRRVVIEKPFGHDLDSARELNAIVEEVFPADSVFRIDHYLGKETVQNILALRFANQMFEPLWNANYVDHVQITVAEDIGIGGRAGYYDGVGAARDVIQNHLLQLMALTAMEEPISFNAVDLRTEKEKVLAAVRLPGDLSLHCARGQYTNGWQGGERVKGLTDEAGFDPNSRTETFAALRLDINTRRWAGAPFYLRAGKRMGRRVSEIAVVFKKVPNLLFPDAGNAFSQNVVVVRVQPDEGVTIRFASKVPGAQMEVRDVTMDFGYGHSFTETSPEAYERLILDVLLGDLPLFPRHEEVELSWKIIDPFEAFWASEGTKPEPYAPGSWGPRSADELLERDGRTWRRP, encoded by the coding sequence ATGATCGAAAGTGATGTACTCCAGGGCGCGGAGGCACTGTTGGTCCGAAGCGACAGACGGCTCAACAGGCTCGCAGAACCATCCGCGTTGGTGATCTTTGGCGCGACCGGGGATCTCGCCCGTAAGAAACTCATTCCTGCCGTGTACGACCTGATGAGCCGCGGCCTCCTTCCCCCGAATTTCGCCCTGGTCGGATTCGGCAGGGGTAGCTCGGGAAACGATTTATTCGCCAAGGAAGCAAGAGAGTCAATCCAGGACTATTCACGCACTCCCTTTGATGAGGACGTGTGGTTGCAGCTAGTGGCGGGTATCCGGTTTGTCCCAGGCGAATTCGACGACGACGACGCGTTCGCCCGGTTGAAAACGGTCCTTGAAGACTTGGACGCGCACCATGGCACCCAAGGCAACTATGCCTTCTACCTTTCCATCCCGCCAGTGGCGTTCCCTCTGGTCTGCCAGCAGTTATCGGACCACGGACTCGCGCAGGCTCCTCGCAGTGCATGGCGAAGGGTGGTCATTGAGAAGCCATTTGGGCATGATTTGGACTCGGCCCGGGAGCTGAACGCCATCGTCGAGGAAGTTTTTCCTGCCGATTCGGTGTTCCGTATCGATCACTATCTCGGGAAGGAGACCGTCCAGAACATCCTTGCCCTGCGGTTTGCCAACCAGATGTTCGAGCCGCTGTGGAATGCCAACTACGTCGATCATGTGCAGATCACCGTGGCAGAGGACATCGGAATCGGCGGTCGTGCAGGATACTACGACGGCGTTGGAGCCGCTCGCGATGTCATCCAGAACCACCTCCTGCAGTTGATGGCGTTGACAGCCATGGAGGAGCCGATTTCCTTTAATGCAGTTGATCTCCGGACCGAGAAAGAGAAAGTCCTGGCGGCCGTCCGGCTTCCTGGCGACCTGTCCCTCCACTGCGCCCGCGGGCAGTACACCAATGGCTGGCAGGGTGGTGAAAGGGTCAAGGGCCTGACAGACGAGGCCGGATTCGATCCGAACTCCAGGACGGAGACGTTTGCCGCTCTGCGCCTGGACATCAACACCAGGCGTTGGGCTGGTGCCCCGTTCTACTTACGCGCCGGCAAACGCATGGGCCGACGAGTCAGTGAGATCGCTGTTGTGTTCAAGAAAGTTCCCAACCTTCTGTTCCCTGACGCCGGAAACGCGTTCAGTCAGAATGTTGTTGTCGTCCGAGTGCAGCCGGATGAGGGTGTCACCATCCGCTTCGCCTCCAAGGTGCCAGGCGCACAAATGGAAGTCCGCGACGTCACCATGGATTTTGGTTATGGCCACTCGTTCACGGAGACCAGCCCCGAAGCCTACGAACGCCTCATCCTCGACGTCCTGCTCGGAGATCTGCCGTTGTTTCCCCGCCACGAGGAAGTTGAACTGTCGTGGAAGATCATCGATCCATTCGAAGCGTTCTGGGCATCGGAGGGCACTAAACCTGAGCCATACGCCCCGGGCAGTTGGGGCCCGCGGTCGGCGGACGAACTACTTGAACGTGACGGAAGGACGTGGAGAAGGCCGTGA